From the genome of Pseudomonas yamanorum, one region includes:
- a CDS encoding OmpH family outer membrane protein, with amino-acid sequence MRKLTQLVLLATVLVATPAFAEMKIAVLNYQMALLESDAAKKYAVDAEKKFGPQLTKLKTLESSAKGIQDRLVAGGDKMQQGERERLELEFKQKARDYQFQSKELNEAKAVADREMLKQLKPKLDSAVEEVIKKGAFDLVFERGAVIDVKPQYDITRQVIERMNQLK; translated from the coding sequence GTGCGTAAGTTGACTCAATTGGTTCTCCTGGCGACTGTCCTGGTAGCGACCCCGGCCTTTGCCGAAATGAAAATTGCCGTTCTGAACTATCAGATGGCCCTGCTGGAATCCGATGCGGCCAAGAAATATGCCGTAGATGCCGAGAAGAAATTCGGTCCTCAGCTGACCAAGCTGAAGACGCTGGAAAGCAGCGCCAAGGGCATCCAGGATCGTCTGGTAGCCGGTGGCGACAAGATGCAGCAAGGCGAGCGCGAGCGTCTGGAGCTTGAATTCAAGCAAAAGGCCCGTGACTACCAGTTCCAGTCCAAGGAACTGAACGAAGCCAAGGCTGTTGCTGACCGCGAAATGCTCAAGCAGCTCAAGCCGAAACTCGACAGCGCTGTGGAAGAAGTCATCAAGAAAGGTGCCTTTGACCTGGTATTCGAACGCGGTGCAGTCATCGACGTTAAACCTCAGTACGACATCACCCGTCAGGTGATCGAGCGCATGAATCAGCTGAAGTAA